One region of Exiguobacterium acetylicum genomic DNA includes:
- a CDS encoding ABC transporter permease, with the protein MWQLARRVIRQTLNDKRSVGLILLAPLLIFTLIYFLLGNDDYTPVVAISQDVPAPVSQAIEKQDLSLKTYNGSDADAYLKDHETVDVVLDMKDNQLALNLREPSTKSSKALREIQAGLASLQPTMQLETNYLYGDVDQSTFDALGFVFLSLFSFFFVFILSAMALVKERSGGTLERLMMTPIRQTDVIFGYTLGYSVFASIQAILVVLYATTVLDLPSEGSIIWVFLTMLGLAVVAVLFGATISIFAQSELQVVQLIPFTIIPQIFFSGLIPLDLIPYGLGNIGYITPIFYGASAIKEVLVYGNGWSSIWPYWLGLFLYGAALFLLNMLALNKYRGHQKRHG; encoded by the coding sequence ATGTGGCAACTCGCACGACGGGTCATCCGTCAAACGTTGAACGATAAACGAAGCGTCGGACTGATTTTGCTTGCTCCGTTATTAATCTTCACCTTGATCTATTTCCTACTTGGAAACGATGATTACACGCCTGTCGTCGCCATCAGTCAAGATGTACCGGCACCGGTCTCACAAGCGATCGAAAAACAGGATCTGTCGCTTAAAACGTATAACGGCAGCGATGCGGACGCCTACCTCAAGGACCATGAAACGGTCGACGTCGTGTTAGACATGAAAGATAACCAGCTAGCATTGAACCTCCGCGAACCTTCAACGAAAAGTTCAAAGGCACTACGCGAGATTCAAGCTGGACTGGCATCGCTGCAACCGACGATGCAACTCGAGACGAACTATCTGTACGGAGATGTCGATCAATCAACGTTTGATGCGCTCGGTTTCGTTTTTTTATCGCTGTTCTCGTTCTTCTTCGTCTTCATCTTATCAGCAATGGCTCTCGTCAAGGAACGCAGTGGTGGCACGCTCGAGCGGTTGATGATGACACCGATTCGCCAAACCGACGTCATCTTCGGCTATACGCTCGGTTATAGCGTCTTCGCCTCCATCCAGGCGATTCTTGTGGTCCTGTATGCAACGACCGTTCTTGACTTACCGTCTGAAGGTTCGATCATCTGGGTCTTCCTGACGATGCTTGGACTTGCCGTCGTCGCGGTCTTGTTCGGCGCAACGATTTCGATTTTCGCCCAGTCTGAATTACAAGTCGTCCAATTGATTCCTTTTACGATCATTCCGCAGATTTTCTTCTCGGGATTGATTCCGCTTGATTTGATTCCATACGGACTCGGTAACATCGGATACATCACCCCGATTTTCTACGGAGCGAGTGCGATCAAAGAGGTACTTGTCTACGGCAACGGTTGGTCGAGCATCTGGCCGTACTGGCTCGGACTATTTCTTTATGGTGCAGCACTGTTCCTCTTAAATATGCTCGCCCTTAACAAGTATCGCGGACACCAAAAAAGACACGGCTGA
- a CDS encoding DUF2200 domain-containing protein translates to MSYEKVFQMPMLQLYQVYRQKVERKQRTQDELDDVLFWLTGHTQSTLEQAIQTQNVAAFFEHAPALNERRFLVTGVICGIRVEHLTDPLIRNIRILDKLVDELAKGKALSKILR, encoded by the coding sequence ATGAGTTACGAAAAAGTATTTCAAATGCCAATGTTGCAGCTGTATCAGGTATACCGTCAAAAAGTCGAGCGTAAGCAACGGACACAAGACGAACTCGATGACGTGCTGTTCTGGTTGACCGGACACACGCAATCCACTCTTGAACAAGCCATACAAACCCAAAACGTCGCAGCCTTTTTCGAGCACGCACCTGCCCTGAATGAACGTCGTTTTTTAGTCACTGGCGTCATCTGCGGGATTCGTGTGGAACATCTAACGGATCCGCTCATTCGTAACATCCGGATTCTCGACAAACTCGTCGACGAACTGGCGAAAGGAAAAGCGTTATCTAAAATCCTACGATAA
- a CDS encoding NADPH-dependent FMN reductase, with product MEKLNIGIILGSTREGRLSPQVGNWVKQLADQRGDANYTILDIADYKLPLLGEKDGDSSGAADWSKDVAAQDGFVFIVQEYNHSIAASLKNALDYLRVEWNNKAAGIVSYGSVGGARAAEHLRGILGELLIADVRVHPALSLFTDFENGSVLKAAAVQETSVNQMLDQVIPWATALKTIR from the coding sequence ATGGAGAAATTAAACATTGGTATCATCTTAGGATCCACACGTGAAGGACGTCTCAGCCCACAAGTCGGGAACTGGGTCAAACAACTCGCCGATCAACGGGGGGATGCAAACTACACGATTCTTGATATCGCCGACTACAAATTACCGCTTCTAGGTGAAAAGGATGGGGATTCGTCGGGTGCTGCTGATTGGTCGAAGGATGTCGCAGCGCAAGACGGATTCGTCTTCATCGTCCAGGAATACAACCACTCGATTGCAGCGTCACTCAAGAATGCGCTCGATTATTTACGAGTCGAATGGAACAATAAAGCGGCAGGGATCGTCTCTTACGGTTCTGTCGGTGGAGCGCGGGCAGCAGAACACTTGCGCGGCATCCTCGGTGAGTTATTGATTGCCGATGTCCGGGTGCATCCGGCGTTATCCTTGTTCACGGATTTCGAGAACGGATCGGTCTTAAAAGCGGCAGCCGTTCAAGAAACATCGGTCAACCAAATGCTCGATCAAGTCATTCCGTGGGCAACAGCATTAAAAACAATCCGCTAA
- a CDS encoding ring-cleaving dioxygenase, with protein MNELKGIHHVTAITSSAEKNYDFFTNVLGMRLVKKTVNQDDIQTYHLFFADDKGSAGTDMTFFDFPGIQKGSHGTNEIFKTAFRVPTDAALEYWIKRFDKYDVKHRGIKEQFGKQTLSFVDFDEQQYMLISDEHNQGVASGTPWQNGPVPLEFAITGLGPIHIRIAEFDNLKAVLEQAMLMREVDQAGSLHLFEMGEGGNGAQVIVEHNVVLPSGRQGFGTVHHVAFRVEDTAALQEWIERMQQLRFNTSGYVDRFFFESLYARVARGVLFEWATDGPGFMGDEPYETVGEKLSLPPFLEPQRAQIEQMVRPIDTVRSTRKIEKEYL; from the coding sequence ATGAATGAATTAAAAGGAATCCACCACGTGACGGCGATTACAAGCAGTGCCGAGAAAAACTATGACTTCTTTACGAACGTCCTAGGGATGCGATTGGTCAAGAAGACCGTCAATCAGGATGACATCCAGACGTATCACTTATTCTTCGCCGATGATAAAGGATCTGCCGGCACAGATATGACGTTCTTTGATTTCCCTGGTATTCAAAAAGGGTCACACGGAACGAATGAAATCTTTAAGACAGCGTTCCGTGTTCCAACGGATGCGGCACTCGAATACTGGATTAAACGCTTTGACAAATACGACGTCAAGCACCGTGGTATCAAAGAACAATTCGGCAAGCAGACGCTCTCGTTCGTCGATTTTGATGAGCAACAATACATGTTGATCTCTGACGAGCATAATCAAGGTGTCGCTTCCGGCACACCGTGGCAAAACGGTCCGGTACCCCTCGAGTTCGCGATCACGGGACTCGGTCCAATTCACATCCGGATCGCGGAATTCGACAATTTAAAAGCGGTACTTGAACAAGCGATGTTGATGCGCGAAGTCGATCAAGCGGGTTCCCTGCACTTGTTCGAGATGGGCGAAGGCGGAAATGGTGCCCAAGTCATCGTTGAGCACAACGTCGTTCTACCAAGCGGACGTCAAGGATTCGGAACGGTCCACCACGTCGCTTTCCGCGTTGAAGATACGGCTGCCTTACAAGAATGGATCGAGCGGATGCAACAGCTACGCTTCAACACGTCCGGTTACGTCGATCGCTTTTTCTTCGAGTCCCTTTATGCCCGTGTCGCGCGCGGTGTCTTGTTCGAGTGGGCAACGGATGGTCCTGGTTTCATGGGGGATGAGCCATACGAAACGGTCGGGGAGAAATTGTCGTTACCACCGTTCCTCGAGCCGCAACGAGCACAGATCGAACAAATGGTCCGTCCAATCGATACGGTCCGGAGTACGCGCAAGATCGAAAAAGAATACCTTTAA
- a CDS encoding MarR family winged helix-turn-helix transcriptional regulator, producing MTPSNPNLKALTVMVRAVDALHEVIKKDVAQWGLNPTDFSVLELLFHRGRQPIQLIGKKVLITSSSITYVIDKLEKKNYVVRKACPEDRRVTFAELTPEGQQLMETIFPEHEQAINQVFQGIAPSDLEAFIETAKTIGYQAKKQ from the coding sequence ATGACTCCATCGAATCCGAACTTGAAAGCATTAACGGTCATGGTGCGTGCAGTCGATGCGTTACATGAAGTCATCAAGAAGGACGTTGCGCAATGGGGGTTGAACCCAACGGATTTTTCAGTTCTTGAGTTGCTGTTTCACAGGGGCAGGCAACCGATTCAATTGATTGGGAAAAAAGTCTTGATCACGAGCAGTAGCATCACATACGTCATCGATAAGCTTGAAAAGAAGAATTACGTTGTCCGCAAAGCATGTCCAGAGGATCGGCGTGTGACATTTGCGGAACTGACACCTGAAGGGCAACAATTGATGGAAACGATTTTTCCGGAGCACGAGCAAGCAATCAATCAAGTATTTCAAGGAATAGCCCCGTCAGACCTCGAAGCATTCATCGAGACAGCCAAAACGATCGGCTATCAAGCAAAAAAACAATAA
- a CDS encoding NAD(P)H-dependent oxidoreductase, with protein MLTKTTTDLRKQQILEAFAFRHATKRFADKQIPEDDFAFILETGRLSPSSFGYEPWRFLVIQDESLRARLAPFAWGAAGQLETASHFVILLARNEQDMHFDAPYINHMMQDVIGLTPEAQKGRHSFYRQFQESDFDLVSSKRAMRDWSAKQTYIALGNMMTSAAQIGIDSCPIEGFDQQAVEQLLREEGHLTDNLNVAVMAAFGYRNAAPAHAQTRQAIADLVDWV; from the coding sequence ATGTTAACTAAAACGACTACCGATTTACGAAAACAACAGATTCTCGAGGCATTCGCCTTCCGTCACGCGACAAAACGATTTGCGGACAAACAGATTCCGGAAGATGATTTTGCTTTCATTCTTGAAACGGGGCGTCTTTCACCGTCATCGTTTGGCTACGAACCGTGGCGCTTTCTCGTCATTCAAGATGAGTCACTTCGTGCGCGTCTTGCACCGTTTGCGTGGGGCGCTGCTGGACAACTTGAGACAGCGAGCCACTTCGTCATCCTCTTGGCTCGAAATGAACAGGACATGCATTTTGACGCGCCTTACATCAACCATATGATGCAGGACGTGATCGGATTAACGCCTGAAGCACAGAAAGGTCGTCATTCATTTTATCGTCAGTTCCAAGAATCCGACTTCGATCTTGTGTCATCAAAGCGTGCCATGCGGGATTGGTCGGCAAAACAAACATACATTGCGCTCGGTAACATGATGACCAGCGCGGCACAAATCGGGATTGATTCGTGTCCAATCGAAGGGTTCGACCAACAAGCTGTCGAACAGCTGTTACGTGAAGAAGGACATTTGACGGACAATCTGAATGTCGCGGTCATGGCAGCGTTCGGTTACCGAAATGCAGCACCGGCGCATGCGCAAACGCGTCAAGCCATCGCTGATCTCGTTGATTGGGTCTAA
- a CDS encoding winged helix-turn-helix transcriptional regulator, with protein sequence MQNEESCVFLNIYSCATAATVEVIGGKWKAILIHQLLDGPLRFSELLKTSESISPRILTLQLRELEYDGLIQRVTYAEVPPRVEYSLTPLGETLRPLVLMMKQWATEHMSSVLEHRATGELVR encoded by the coding sequence ATGCAAAACGAAGAAAGTTGTGTCTTTCTAAATATCTATTCTTGCGCGACGGCAGCGACGGTTGAAGTGATCGGTGGAAAATGGAAAGCCATCCTGATCCATCAATTGCTTGACGGTCCGCTTCGCTTTTCAGAACTATTGAAGACCTCCGAATCCATTAGTCCGCGTATCTTGACCTTACAATTACGAGAACTCGAGTACGATGGGCTGATCCAACGTGTGACATACGCAGAAGTGCCACCTCGGGTCGAGTATTCGCTTACCCCACTCGGTGAGACCCTTCGTCCACTCGTCCTGATGATGAAACAATGGGCGACCGAACACATGTCTAGCGTGCTCGAACATCGTGCTACAGGAGAACTCGTTCGATGA
- a CDS encoding VOC family protein, translating to MTFSLYEAHLPVTDLHRSIVFYESLGLTFDHTVDDRIAFLWIEPGKSWIGLWLSEHANTPYHPSIRHIALTVDIDFLRNAPNWLRERQIEPRAAFGFGPDEPFVMTHKDYAHAKLHFNDPDGNSLEFICHLSNPKRLSKKMTLLEFETLTFT from the coding sequence ATGACGTTCTCACTATATGAAGCGCATCTACCGGTAACTGATTTACATCGATCGATTGTATTTTACGAATCACTCGGATTGACCTTTGATCATACCGTTGACGATCGAATCGCATTCTTATGGATTGAACCCGGGAAAAGCTGGATTGGCCTTTGGCTTAGCGAGCACGCGAACACGCCGTATCATCCTTCCATCCGACACATCGCTTTAACTGTCGATATCGACTTTTTACGGAATGCTCCGAATTGGTTGCGCGAGCGTCAAATCGAACCACGCGCTGCATTTGGATTTGGACCAGATGAGCCCTTCGTGATGACACATAAGGATTACGCCCATGCCAAACTGCATTTCAATGATCCAGATGGCAATAGTCTTGAATTCATCTGTCATTTATCGAATCCGAAACGACTATCGAAGAAGATGACACTCCTAGAGTTCGAGACGCTAACGTTCACATAA
- a CDS encoding Type 1 glutamine amidotransferase-like domain-containing protein has translation MNLMLIGGGQLVAPSHQFINRHVVQLTKHAPHIVFLPTASRDESLYQHQFRNTYEALGAIVSIVTLFDDKQSMATQRRLIDSADILYVGGGNYPLLVQTLALKGMDVLLEQAVKRGTWYVGVSAGAIYAMEYGIRTSEDGTDYCLDTGQGWLSGCLCPHLNQEKRETRFQEHLPQMNHAIGLPDDTAYILSGTDHYRVGEGHALYGR, from the coding sequence ATGAACCTCATGCTAATCGGAGGCGGTCAACTGGTTGCTCCATCTCATCAATTCATCAATCGGCATGTCGTTCAACTGACGAAACACGCGCCACATATCGTCTTCCTGCCGACGGCAAGTCGGGATGAATCGTTATACCAACACCAATTTCGAAATACATATGAAGCACTTGGCGCGATCGTCTCGATCGTCACGCTGTTTGACGACAAACAATCCATGGCGACGCAACGACGATTAATAGATAGTGCCGACATTCTTTATGTCGGGGGTGGCAATTATCCGTTACTCGTTCAGACGCTTGCTCTAAAAGGCATGGATGTATTGCTTGAACAAGCCGTTAAGCGTGGAACATGGTACGTCGGTGTCAGTGCTGGAGCGATCTATGCGATGGAATACGGAATCCGTACGAGTGAGGACGGAACGGACTATTGTCTGGATACGGGGCAAGGCTGGCTGAGCGGCTGTCTTTGTCCGCACTTGAACCAGGAAAAACGGGAAACCCGTTTTCAGGAACATCTGCCTCAAATGAATCATGCCATCGGATTACCTGATGATACGGCGTATATTCTTTCCGGGACAGATCACTATCGAGTAGGAGAAGGGCACGCGTTGTATGGGCGTTAG
- a CDS encoding aminoglycoside phosphotransferase family protein produces MTEATRVRIEQLTGDIGHVEKLGEQGGTSIVYRIEAKKGSYLLKTATEARYQEWLAEEAIVLEEWMQREPGFLPEYVGFFKTEQQSHLLMQWRDGMTLSTALRQATSEQRIQLWQAFGTYLFQFHQRTTGGTSQEWLTERLMTAERYVASAWTSGTMDLLKRLKSSCPKAITASWIHGDCTTDNLLVATDGTLSFIDVGAMRPGDRRYDIALAISPIIDDPRALDAFYEGYRFERLTTREFDYYEHGLYSFF; encoded by the coding sequence ATGACGGAAGCGACACGTGTACGGATCGAACAACTGACGGGGGATATCGGGCACGTCGAAAAGCTTGGTGAGCAAGGGGGCACTTCGATTGTGTACCGGATTGAAGCAAAAAAAGGGAGTTACTTACTAAAGACTGCTACGGAAGCGAGATACCAAGAATGGCTCGCAGAAGAAGCGATTGTCTTAGAAGAATGGATGCAACGAGAACCAGGGTTCCTACCGGAGTACGTTGGTTTTTTTAAGACGGAACAGCAAAGCCATCTCTTGATGCAGTGGCGAGACGGGATGACGTTGTCGACAGCCTTAAGACAGGCGACAAGCGAGCAGCGGATTCAGCTGTGGCAAGCGTTCGGAACGTATCTTTTCCAGTTTCATCAACGCACGACAGGGGGAACGTCACAGGAGTGGCTAACGGAACGACTTATGACAGCGGAACGTTATGTCGCATCTGCTTGGACGTCTGGTACGATGGATTTACTGAAACGATTAAAGTCCTCCTGTCCGAAGGCGATAACTGCCAGTTGGATTCATGGCGACTGTACGACGGACAATCTGTTGGTCGCGACGGACGGAACGCTGTCGTTCATTGATGTCGGTGCAATGAGACCGGGCGATCGGCGGTATGACATCGCTCTTGCGATCAGTCCGATCATCGATGATCCGCGAGCCCTCGATGCCTTTTACGAAGGCTACCGTTTCGAGCGATTGACTACACGAGAATTTGATTATTACGAACACGGACTGTATTCCTTTTTCTAA
- a CDS encoding Lrp/AsnC family transcriptional regulator: MDQIDQQIVRILQDDARIPWSELGRQIGLSAPAVIERVRKMEDAGIIEGFRAVINPEALAQGLLAIVMFEETRCAGLIEFCKGHPEVVECHRLTGSYNFMVKLQTASVTTLEHFLDDASVYGKPSTWIRLSTPVPFTGYTV, encoded by the coding sequence ATGGACCAAATTGATCAACAGATTGTCCGGATTCTGCAAGACGATGCCCGGATTCCGTGGTCGGAACTCGGACGACAGATTGGGTTATCGGCACCTGCCGTCATCGAACGAGTCCGAAAAATGGAGGACGCGGGAATCATCGAAGGATTCCGCGCTGTCATAAATCCGGAAGCACTCGCGCAAGGGTTACTCGCGATCGTCATGTTCGAAGAGACACGCTGCGCAGGCTTGATTGAATTTTGTAAAGGACATCCAGAAGTCGTCGAGTGTCACCGCCTGACCGGTAGCTATAACTTCATGGTCAAGTTGCAAACGGCGTCCGTTACAACACTGGAACATTTTCTTGATGACGCATCGGTCTACGGCAAACCGTCGACCTGGATTCGACTGTCGACGCCAGTGCCGTTCACGGGATATACGGTATGA
- a CDS encoding DUF1272 domain-containing protein, which produces MESTCVRCQETIETTVYQCSHACTFCEPCTKTLDHICQNCGEMLEPVTPVAT; this is translated from the coding sequence ATGGAATCAACCTGTGTCCGGTGTCAAGAAACGATTGAAACGACGGTCTATCAGTGCTCGCACGCTTGTACGTTTTGCGAACCGTGTACGAAAACGCTCGATCATATTTGCCAAAACTGCGGGGAGATGCTCGAACCCGTCACGCCAGTCGCGACATAA
- a CDS encoding DUF4188 domain-containing protein translates to MKRIIATPNKDVVVFIIGLRINRLRSVRQWLPTVQAMGPMLQECYANDVGLISHESLVGWRSVTLIQYWRSTEELMAYAHGSRHLTAWKRFNQKARTTEAVGIFHETFEVSNYESMYVNLPTRGLAKALGESAIKPHQEQAKGRLAERQSQETI, encoded by the coding sequence ATGAAACGGATCATTGCGACTCCGAACAAAGACGTCGTCGTGTTCATCATCGGTTTACGGATCAATCGTCTGCGTTCCGTCCGGCAATGGTTGCCGACGGTCCAGGCGATGGGACCGATGCTACAAGAGTGTTATGCAAACGATGTCGGTCTGATTTCGCATGAGTCACTTGTCGGTTGGCGTTCCGTGACGTTGATTCAATATTGGCGTTCGACGGAAGAATTGATGGCATATGCCCATGGTTCCCGTCATTTGACGGCGTGGAAACGATTCAATCAGAAGGCACGGACAACAGAAGCGGTCGGGATCTTTCATGAGACGTTCGAAGTCAGCAATTATGAGTCGATGTATGTCAATCTTCCAACACGAGGTCTAGCGAAAGCACTCGGGGAGTCGGCGATCAAGCCGCATCAAGAACAAGCAAAAGGGCGCTTAGCCGAGCGGCAATCACAAGAGACGATCTAA
- a CDS encoding PadR family transcriptional regulator — protein MPKENMTRYAILGLLASGCTSGYEMKHTIDTSLNHFWKISFGQVYPTLKRLEAEGLIVEEVTDGERKQFALTENGHAELARWVAEPSVELPVQRNDLLLKLYFARHASKEVTLQKIQEHARLLEERLETYQAIDAMIRSYPDSNDAVYWLLTLDYGIRKTRALLDWCDASLETLGGGN, from the coding sequence ATGCCAAAAGAAAACATGACCCGTTATGCGATTCTCGGACTTCTTGCAAGCGGGTGTACGTCTGGTTATGAGATGAAACACACGATCGATACGAGTTTGAATCACTTTTGGAAAATTAGCTTCGGACAAGTCTATCCAACGCTGAAACGGTTAGAGGCGGAAGGGTTGATCGTTGAAGAGGTCACGGATGGGGAACGGAAACAATTCGCCCTGACGGAAAACGGGCATGCGGAGCTTGCGCGATGGGTCGCTGAACCGTCCGTCGAGCTGCCGGTGCAACGGAACGACCTGTTGTTGAAGCTGTACTTCGCTCGACATGCTTCAAAAGAGGTTACCTTGCAGAAAATTCAGGAGCACGCGCGATTGCTTGAAGAACGGCTTGAGACGTATCAAGCAATCGATGCGATGATTCGTTCTTATCCGGACTCGAATGATGCCGTCTATTGGTTATTGACGCTTGATTATGGCATTCGGAAGACACGGGCGTTACTCGATTGGTGTGACGCTTCCCTTGAGACCCTTGGAGGAGGAAATTGA